A single window of Archangium gephyra DNA harbors:
- a CDS encoding SRPBCC family protein yields MVVNQLATKVAASAERVWKLFSTHDGQRIAGKGYVASMEFEGNGLGMVRTMRTEGHLGVAYVKERCDHYDEANMEMMYQIIDTGGLVPFADYRGFAKVIRAGPEACIVMLRSTFIPVDMSEAEAKKISERNFELFFQNVKAAVAAGEV; encoded by the coding sequence ATGGTCGTCAATCAACTGGCCACCAAGGTTGCCGCTTCGGCCGAGCGGGTGTGGAAGCTTTTTTCGACCCACGATGGGCAGCGCATCGCCGGCAAGGGCTACGTCGCGTCGATGGAATTCGAGGGTAACGGGCTCGGCATGGTGCGCACCATGCGCACGGAAGGCCATCTGGGCGTGGCCTATGTGAAGGAGCGCTGCGACCACTACGACGAAGCGAACATGGAGATGATGTATCAGATCATCGACACGGGCGGCCTCGTGCCGTTCGCCGATTACCGTGGCTTCGCGAAGGTGATTCGTGCCGGACCCGAGGCGTGCATCGTGATGCTGCGCTCGACCTTCATCCCCGTGGACATGTCCGAAGCGGAGGCGAAGAAGATCTCGGAGAGGAACTTCGAGCTCTTCTTCCAGAATGTGAAGGCCGCGGTCGCGGCGGGCGAAGTCTAG
- a CDS encoding tetratricopeptide repeat protein gives MAKTASRKAPASQKKATREAPKKALKKKSAVSAKKSAAPVKKRVAPVKKPAAAKKRAVPVSPPEPEETAPAGTLPEVEPVPEMKALPAGEPVAGPTLPFEIDPKRVEESLGKLRDELVHWTNKGRYTKVRFKFRGKQLLPDLPIAAVVAAEGLTFYWGGILRALVFTVAGGSLLQVELVNDADKRVQAGKEALLAGDLDEALAHFREALAMDRDNIGAHLNVGVALKLKGDRTGALAAFERAKALDPEGPLGAEAERLAAPLRPKDNTMAQVG, from the coding sequence ATGGCGAAGACCGCATCCCGCAAGGCCCCGGCGAGCCAGAAGAAGGCCACCCGCGAGGCTCCGAAGAAGGCTCTGAAGAAGAAGAGCGCCGTTTCCGCGAAGAAGAGCGCCGCGCCCGTGAAGAAGCGTGTGGCGCCGGTGAAGAAGCCCGCCGCCGCGAAGAAGCGCGCCGTTCCGGTGTCTCCTCCCGAGCCCGAGGAGACCGCTCCGGCCGGGACGCTCCCCGAAGTGGAGCCCGTGCCCGAGATGAAGGCCCTGCCCGCGGGCGAGCCCGTGGCCGGCCCCACGCTGCCCTTCGAGATCGACCCCAAGCGTGTCGAGGAGAGCCTGGGCAAGCTGCGCGACGAGCTGGTGCACTGGACCAACAAGGGCCGCTACACGAAGGTGCGCTTCAAGTTCCGCGGCAAGCAGCTGCTGCCGGACCTGCCCATCGCCGCGGTGGTCGCCGCCGAGGGCCTGACGTTCTACTGGGGCGGCATCCTGCGCGCGCTCGTCTTCACCGTGGCCGGTGGCAGCCTGCTCCAGGTGGAGCTCGTCAACGACGCGGACAAGCGCGTGCAGGCCGGCAAGGAGGCCCTGCTCGCGGGTGACCTGGACGAGGCCCTGGCGCACTTCCGCGAGGCGCTCGCCATGGACCGCGACAACATTGGCGCGCACCTCAACGTGGGCGTGGCCCTCAAGCTGAAGGGAGACCGCACGGGGGCACTCGCGGCCTTCGAGCGCGCGAAGGCGCTGGACCCGGAAGGCCCCCTCGGCGCCGAGGCCGAGCGGCTCGCCGCTCCGCTGCGTCCCAAGGACAACACCATGGCTCAGGTAGGCTGA
- the gyrA gene encoding DNA gyrase subunit A, translating to MADDTTDKPATPPAPPPSGSVGELIPVNIEDEMRRSYLDYSMSVIIGRALPDVRDGLKPVHRRVLYAMNDLGNYHNRAYKKSARVVGDVIGKYHPHGDTAVYDAMVRLAQEWSLRYLLVDGQGNFGSVDGDSPAAMRYTEVRMDRLAEEMLSDIDKETVDFGPNYDDSTVEPLVLPSKFPNLLVNGSTGIAVGMTTNIPPHNMTEVLDGTLHLIDHPEATVRDLMQFIPGPDFPTAGFISGREGIVRAYETGRGQITLRARTEIETSKKGDREAIIVTEIPYQVNKARLIEKIADLVREKKLEGISDIRDESDRQGMRIVIELKRDAMSAVVLNNLFANTPLETTFGAVMLAIDGGQPRTLTLKELLERFISHRRDVVTRRSRFELRKARARRHIVEGLLVAQDLIDLVVSLIRASKDPDEARWGLMNILSPALYDHERFRNLQRIDYEKARAQMELLVSRARAEVPSYSGLEHKYEGSGFSEEQAKNILEMRLQRLTGLQREELFRELVDLIREILRLEDILANESSLLNVIKTELQEIRERYGDKRRTEITGAVDEITSEDLIAEETMVVTLSHTGYVKRSPLSEYRAQKRGGRGKTGATTKEDDFVTDLFVASTHAYLMPITNKGRLYSLKVHEIPSAGRTSRGKAIVNLVQFGEGERLAQVLVTREFVENQFVFFVTKRGVVKRTDLSAFANVRSSGIIALGIDEGDELVAVKITDGSKDVLLSTAAGMSIRFPESEVRSMGRQAYGVKGITLEDGDEVVGADVVEKDTTILTVTENGYGKRTEEGEYRQQGRGGKGIIDIKATERNGKVVGLLQVTDKDEVMLVTNGGMLIRMKAKEISVIGRNTQGVRLIALESADEKVTGISKLPESDDESENGGETVTPVEAVASEEPSDAGAVTGSGEEPSDTGPSDSEPEPEPEQS from the coding sequence ATGGCCGACGACACCACCGACAAGCCGGCAACGCCCCCCGCTCCTCCGCCTTCGGGCAGCGTGGGAGAACTCATCCCCGTCAACATCGAAGACGAGATGCGCCGCTCGTATCTCGACTACTCGATGTCCGTCATCATCGGGCGCGCCCTGCCCGACGTACGTGACGGCCTCAAGCCCGTGCATCGCCGCGTCCTCTACGCGATGAACGACCTGGGCAACTACCACAACCGCGCCTACAAGAAGTCCGCGCGCGTGGTGGGTGACGTCATCGGTAAGTACCACCCCCACGGCGACACCGCCGTCTACGACGCCATGGTGCGTCTGGCCCAGGAGTGGAGCCTCCGCTACCTGCTGGTGGACGGCCAGGGCAACTTCGGCTCGGTGGACGGCGATTCCCCCGCCGCCATGCGTTACACCGAAGTGCGCATGGACCGGCTGGCCGAGGAGATGCTCTCGGACATCGACAAGGAGACCGTCGACTTCGGTCCCAACTACGACGACTCCACCGTCGAGCCGCTCGTCCTCCCCAGCAAGTTCCCCAACCTCCTGGTCAACGGCAGCACGGGCATCGCGGTGGGCATGACCACCAACATCCCGCCGCACAACATGACCGAGGTGCTCGACGGGACGCTGCACCTCATCGATCACCCCGAGGCCACCGTCAGGGATCTGATGCAGTTCATCCCGGGGCCGGACTTCCCCACCGCCGGCTTCATCTCCGGCCGTGAGGGCATCGTCCGCGCCTACGAGACGGGCCGCGGGCAGATCACCCTGCGCGCCCGCACGGAGATCGAGACCTCCAAGAAGGGCGACCGTGAGGCGATCATCGTCACGGAGATTCCCTACCAGGTGAACAAGGCGCGGCTCATCGAGAAGATCGCCGACCTGGTGCGCGAGAAGAAGCTGGAGGGCATCAGCGACATCCGCGACGAGAGCGACCGGCAGGGCATGCGCATCGTCATCGAGCTCAAGCGCGATGCCATGTCCGCGGTGGTGCTCAACAACCTGTTCGCCAACACCCCGCTGGAGACGACCTTCGGCGCGGTGATGCTGGCCATCGACGGCGGCCAGCCGCGCACGCTCACGCTCAAGGAGCTGCTCGAGCGCTTCATCTCCCACCGCCGTGACGTGGTGACGCGCCGCAGCCGCTTCGAGCTGCGCAAGGCGCGCGCCCGCCGCCACATCGTCGAGGGCCTGCTCGTCGCGCAGGATCTCATCGACCTGGTGGTCAGCCTCATCCGCGCCTCGAAGGATCCGGACGAGGCCCGCTGGGGCCTGATGAACATCCTCTCGCCCGCCCTCTACGACCACGAGCGCTTCCGCAACCTGCAGCGCATCGACTACGAGAAGGCCAGGGCGCAGATGGAGCTGCTCGTCTCGCGCGCGCGCGCCGAGGTGCCGAGCTACTCGGGCCTGGAGCACAAGTACGAGGGCTCGGGCTTCAGCGAGGAGCAGGCGAAGAACATCCTCGAGATGCGCCTGCAGCGCCTCACCGGCCTGCAGCGCGAGGAGCTGTTCCGCGAGCTCGTGGACCTCATCCGGGAGATCCTCCGGCTGGAGGACATCCTCGCCAACGAGTCGAGCCTGCTCAACGTCATCAAGACGGAGCTGCAGGAGATCCGCGAGCGCTACGGAGACAAGCGGCGCACGGAGATCACCGGCGCGGTGGATGAGATTACGAGCGAGGACCTCATCGCCGAGGAGACGATGGTGGTCACGCTGTCGCACACGGGCTACGTGAAGCGCTCGCCGCTCTCCGAGTACCGGGCGCAGAAGCGGGGTGGGCGCGGCAAGACGGGGGCGACGACGAAGGAGGACGATTTCGTCACGGACCTCTTCGTGGCGAGCACGCACGCCTACCTGATGCCCATCACCAACAAGGGCCGGCTGTACTCGCTGAAGGTGCACGAGATTCCGTCGGCGGGCCGCACGTCACGCGGCAAGGCCATCGTGAACCTGGTGCAGTTCGGCGAGGGCGAGCGGCTGGCGCAGGTGCTGGTGACGCGCGAGTTCGTGGAGAACCAGTTCGTGTTCTTCGTGACGAAGCGCGGCGTGGTGAAGCGGACGGACCTGTCGGCGTTCGCCAACGTGCGCTCCAGCGGCATCATCGCGCTGGGCATCGACGAGGGCGACGAGCTGGTCGCGGTGAAGATCACCGACGGCTCGAAGGACGTCCTGCTGTCGACGGCGGCGGGCATGAGCATCCGCTTCCCGGAGAGCGAGGTGCGCTCGATGGGCCGTCAGGCGTACGGCGTGAAGGGAATCACCCTGGAGGACGGCGACGAGGTGGTGGGCGCCGACGTGGTGGAGAAGGACACCACCATCCTGACGGTGACGGAGAACGGCTACGGCAAGCGGACGGAGGAAGGCGAGTACCGTCAGCAGGGCCGCGGCGGCAAGGGCATCATCGACATCAAGGCCACCGAGCGGAACGGCAAGGTGGTGGGCCTCCTCCAGGTGACGGACAAGGACGAGGTGATGTTGGTGACCAACGGCGGCATGCTCATCCGGATGAAGGCGAAGGAGATCTCCGTCATCGGCCGCAACACGCAGGGCGTGCGGCTGATCGCCCTGGAGAGCGCGGACGAGAAGGTGACGGGCATCTCGAAGCTGCCGGAGTCGGACGACGAGTCGGAGAACGGGGGCGAGACCGTGACGCCGGTGGAAGCGGTGGCGTCGGAGGAGCCGTCGGACGCCGGAGCCGTCACCGGGAGCGGTGAGGAGCCGTCGGACACTGGCCCCTCGGACTCCGAGCCGGAGCCCGAGCCCGAGCAGAGCTGA
- a CDS encoding fascin domain-containing protein: MWGALQALPGFAQSTAPKPALPEAPAPQPSALNNGSPEEASRYYKELSKKLGVLTPATIETQATLEDLLSYLGYKELTPEDVEFAKPESLMEGTASLAQALPVGSKVALKADTGAFMARCGDCQPSTTPPVAGVIVPDIVAANATRADAGPFTLFEVVDAGGGKIGLKADTGKYMSRCNQCIVQGTIEDFATVHAPGATPPSISQFTPELLSNGKVAFKADTGNYLARCRNCSPRINTPDTVGIHVTDARSKPAAQWTVVRQGASPGDILVSRFFAPKIVDFSVAPAQRKVGWRRLVRMKARPGSQAQKHFVESAWILFNHFTSPPVHSPFGGTNVPLSAKNGSVNTQVALLTQCKAGQTACQNAELNSIYWMDFGASNKGYKLSYKLDAFFDAGSLPGAAPYYVPNGCDTCHGSLRGQAVLNHLDTDHWLDRLSDGDFPALNKPEAPAALFDAGKDVTSARYAEAFGVLRQLNQEVAVMQKRVNPQGFHLAAANKWLELHKTSVAPEPDLVKRAFTFFNTGHPLKKDRKPTAAPLNWTSSAEDKELLGLMNRYCYRCHGAVRYDIFSKDMVADQSSPILDRLDPNPTQAKIIGFKMPVDREMSDKDKKRLIELIEKLYTQTH, encoded by the coding sequence TTGTGGGGAGCACTGCAGGCGTTGCCCGGCTTCGCCCAGAGCACCGCTCCCAAGCCCGCTCTCCCCGAGGCCCCCGCTCCACAGCCGAGCGCCCTCAACAATGGCAGCCCGGAGGAGGCGTCCAGGTACTACAAGGAACTCTCCAAGAAGCTCGGAGTCCTCACGCCCGCGACGATCGAGACGCAGGCGACCCTCGAGGACCTGTTGAGCTACCTCGGGTACAAGGAGCTCACCCCCGAGGACGTCGAGTTCGCGAAGCCCGAGTCCTTGATGGAGGGCACGGCGAGCCTCGCGCAGGCTCTGCCCGTGGGCAGCAAGGTCGCGCTCAAGGCGGACACGGGCGCGTTCATGGCCCGCTGCGGTGATTGCCAGCCGTCCACGACGCCTCCTGTCGCGGGAGTGATAGTGCCGGACATCGTGGCCGCCAATGCCACCCGTGCGGACGCCGGGCCCTTCACCCTCTTCGAGGTGGTGGACGCGGGCGGTGGCAAGATCGGCCTCAAGGCGGACACGGGCAAATACATGAGCCGGTGCAACCAATGCATCGTGCAAGGCACCATCGAGGACTTCGCGACCGTCCATGCGCCCGGTGCCACACCGCCCTCTATCTCTCAATTCACCCCGGAGCTCCTTTCCAACGGGAAGGTCGCCTTCAAGGCGGACACGGGCAACTACCTGGCCCGGTGCAGGAACTGCTCGCCCCGGATCAACACCCCTGACACGGTCGGCATCCATGTCACCGACGCCCGGAGCAAGCCCGCGGCCCAGTGGACCGTCGTGCGGCAGGGTGCTTCGCCCGGAGACATCCTCGTCTCCCGCTTCTTCGCGCCGAAGATCGTCGACTTCAGCGTCGCTCCCGCGCAGCGCAAGGTCGGCTGGCGCCGGCTGGTGCGCATGAAGGCCCGTCCTGGCTCCCAGGCACAGAAGCACTTCGTGGAGAGCGCCTGGATCCTCTTCAACCACTTCACCAGCCCGCCCGTCCACAGCCCCTTTGGCGGCACCAACGTGCCCTTGTCGGCGAAGAATGGCTCCGTCAACACGCAGGTGGCCCTGCTCACCCAATGCAAGGCCGGCCAGACCGCCTGCCAGAACGCGGAGCTCAACAGCATCTACTGGATGGATTTTGGCGCTTCGAACAAGGGCTACAAGCTCTCCTACAAGCTCGACGCCTTCTTCGATGCCGGTTCGCTCCCGGGCGCCGCTCCCTACTACGTCCCCAACGGGTGTGACACCTGCCATGGCTCGCTGCGAGGCCAGGCCGTGCTCAACCACCTCGACACCGACCATTGGTTGGACCGCCTCTCGGATGGCGACTTCCCCGCCCTGAACAAGCCCGAGGCGCCCGCCGCGCTCTTCGACGCGGGCAAGGACGTCACGTCCGCCCGGTACGCCGAGGCCTTCGGCGTGCTACGGCAGCTCAACCAGGAGGTCGCGGTCATGCAGAAGCGCGTGAACCCCCAGGGCTTCCACCTCGCCGCGGCCAACAAGTGGCTGGAGCTCCACAAGACCTCGGTGGCGCCGGAGCCGGACCTCGTCAAGCGCGCCTTCACCTTCTTCAATACGGGCCATCCGCTCAAGAAGGACCGCAAGCCCACCGCGGCTCCCCTGAATTGGACGTCGAGCGCCGAGGACAAGGAGCTGCTCGGCCTGATGAACAGGTATTGCTATCGCTGCCACGGCGCCGTCCGTTACGACATCTTCAGCAAGGACATGGTCGCGGACCAGAGCAGCCCCATCCTCGACCGGCTCGATCCCAATCCCACGCAAGCCAAGATCATTGGCTTCAAGATGCCCGTGGATCGGGAGATGAGTGACAAGGACAAGAAGCGCCTGATCGAGCTCATCGAGAAGCTGTACACGCAGACCCACTGA
- a CDS encoding LodA/GoxA family CTQ-dependent oxidase, translated as MARFFRIHPAVGVARVGNSPDEFFIGPEHPNQPPNFDITQKKFLPFKDSQGRVKRQAARFRIFEYTVQNGVKSPLREVTAGSFDVTGIKWNVHLANRKAAFFKFDGQDGANGVWKGKRNAHVQAAAERERLLVIDPGLKSISGQSRPPVPLTNPNANIPITTLGELRTDAKGRLLVLGGLGQASKTAQGKLIDDYVNNDHWFDDMSDGPVSADITYTEGGQTLTAKLEGDTGAWLLVGPPDFGPAVGNVVRLFDTMWDLAVRSKEVPLPASDGFFDRGLFARLEKQRADWSTTTHSFQTYKPSFRLEVFPILERALGHRHVHNPEASKAFHATLAGVEADLGSVASVKGQRLRKTIFNYLRDPFSTALEPLLMPKGLGDGYRDEAPDEGMKKGYFMTLTRVQYALLKRWSEGQFEEDWDAAKARAIDPDISPGGLDRAALENGVGGPFFPGIDCSWLVRQPELYAAPFRIKHAGTVFPTTAKLAIGPGFFSQQMALPWQADFYQCKKQFFEPKSFTKDNFQGDGMYHMWWAAHRPDDVYAKKGDIQMVPWTRALEAVAEVEAKKPELKNSAPEGTSAVEMAMYIQMQKNWWQLGFVINEGDAYFETQERSAPAAVASVETATATKAS; from the coding sequence ATGGCCCGCTTCTTTCGCATCCATCCCGCCGTGGGCGTCGCCCGCGTGGGCAACTCCCCGGACGAGTTCTTCATCGGTCCGGAGCATCCCAACCAGCCGCCCAACTTCGACATCACCCAGAAGAAGTTCCTGCCCTTCAAGGACAGCCAGGGCCGCGTCAAGCGGCAGGCGGCCCGCTTCCGCATCTTCGAATACACGGTGCAGAACGGTGTGAAGAGCCCTCTGCGGGAAGTCACCGCGGGCAGCTTCGACGTCACCGGCATCAAGTGGAATGTCCACCTGGCCAACCGCAAGGCCGCCTTCTTCAAGTTCGATGGGCAGGATGGGGCGAACGGCGTCTGGAAGGGGAAGCGCAATGCGCATGTCCAGGCCGCGGCCGAGCGCGAGCGGCTGCTCGTCATCGACCCCGGGCTCAAGTCCATCTCGGGTCAGAGCAGGCCGCCCGTGCCCCTCACCAACCCCAATGCCAACATCCCCATCACCACCCTGGGCGAGCTGCGCACGGATGCGAAGGGCCGCCTGCTCGTGCTGGGCGGGCTCGGCCAGGCCAGCAAGACCGCGCAGGGCAAGCTCATCGACGACTACGTGAACAATGATCACTGGTTCGACGACATGTCGGACGGGCCCGTGAGCGCGGACATCACCTACACGGAGGGCGGCCAGACCCTGACGGCGAAGCTGGAGGGTGACACCGGCGCCTGGCTGCTGGTGGGGCCGCCGGATTTCGGGCCCGCGGTGGGCAACGTCGTGCGCCTGTTCGACACCATGTGGGACCTGGCGGTGCGCTCCAAGGAGGTGCCGCTTCCCGCCAGCGACGGTTTCTTCGACAGGGGACTGTTCGCCCGGCTCGAGAAGCAGCGCGCCGACTGGAGCACCACGACCCATTCCTTCCAGACGTACAAGCCCTCCTTCCGGCTGGAGGTGTTTCCCATCCTCGAGCGGGCCCTGGGGCACCGCCATGTCCACAACCCCGAGGCCTCCAAGGCCTTCCATGCCACCCTCGCGGGCGTGGAGGCGGATCTCGGCTCGGTGGCCTCGGTCAAGGGCCAGCGCCTGCGCAAGACGATCTTCAACTACCTGCGTGACCCGTTCAGCACCGCCCTCGAGCCTCTGCTGATGCCCAAGGGGCTGGGCGATGGCTACAGGGACGAGGCGCCCGACGAGGGAATGAAGAAGGGCTACTTCATGACCCTCACGCGGGTGCAGTACGCGCTGCTCAAGCGCTGGTCCGAGGGGCAGTTCGAGGAGGACTGGGACGCGGCGAAGGCCCGTGCCATCGACCCGGACATCAGCCCCGGAGGGCTGGATCGGGCCGCGCTGGAGAACGGCGTGGGAGGCCCCTTCTTCCCTGGCATCGATTGCAGCTGGCTGGTGCGCCAGCCCGAGCTGTACGCGGCGCCCTTCCGCATCAAACACGCGGGCACGGTGTTCCCCACCACGGCGAAGCTCGCCATTGGCCCGGGGTTCTTCTCCCAGCAGATGGCGCTGCCCTGGCAGGCGGACTTCTACCAGTGCAAGAAGCAGTTCTTCGAGCCCAAGTCCTTCACGAAGGACAACTTCCAGGGCGATGGCATGTACCACATGTGGTGGGCCGCGCACCGTCCGGATGATGTCTACGCGAAGAAGGGAGACATCCAGATGGTGCCCTGGACTCGCGCCCTGGAGGCGGTCGCCGAGGTCGAGGCGAAGAAGCCGGAGCTCAAGAACAGCGCGCCCGAAGGCACCAGCGCTGTCGAGATGGCCATGTACATCCAGATGCAGAAGAACTGGTGGCAACTGGGCTTCGTCATCAACGAGGGCGACGCCTATTTCGAGACCCAGGAGCGCAGCGCCCCGGCGGCCGTTGCCTCCGTGGAGACGGCGACCGCCACCAAGGCCTCCTAG
- a CDS encoding NAD(P)/FAD-dependent oxidoreductase: MLTAPSSSAREARVSHDVVVMGGGVAGLSAALTLVRAGVSVCVLERTDYSPWRPGETLSPVAFSELSQLLAPEPLETDGFLESHGLEATWGSEQPHHHSFLTNPYGSGWHVERRHLDELLARHAQSLQVPLWRSTCVTHLEREGQGWRVWARTPQGPMELRCEALVDATGRSAQVARQCGVRRREWDALCSVSAVIDRPPGFQARHLVVEATPQGWWYAAPLPAGQLILSLLSDVDVLQRHGALRPAGWSALFSTTRHLRERVGELAAVSQLRVRRCETSRLEQAAGPGWVAVGDAAAMWDPLSSSGILKGLRTGRAAARALCAALGGHSGALEDYARQQAEEFSRYLSARQAHYALEQRWAGEDFWRRRLDAPVA; this comes from the coding sequence ATGCTCACCGCTCCCAGCTCCTCGGCCCGCGAAGCGCGAGTCTCCCATGACGTCGTGGTGATGGGGGGCGGCGTGGCCGGCTTGAGTGCCGCGCTCACCCTGGTGAGGGCCGGTGTCTCCGTCTGCGTCCTGGAGCGCACGGACTACTCCCCCTGGCGCCCGGGGGAGACCCTCTCCCCGGTGGCCTTCTCCGAACTGAGCCAATTGCTGGCACCCGAGCCATTGGAGACAGACGGCTTCCTGGAGTCACATGGCCTGGAAGCCACCTGGGGCTCGGAGCAGCCCCACCACCACTCCTTCCTCACCAATCCCTACGGGAGCGGCTGGCACGTGGAGCGCCGGCACCTGGACGAGCTGCTGGCCCGCCATGCGCAGTCGCTTCAGGTGCCGCTGTGGCGGAGCACCTGCGTCACCCACCTGGAGCGCGAGGGACAGGGGTGGCGGGTATGGGCCCGCACGCCCCAGGGCCCCATGGAGTTGCGCTGCGAGGCCCTGGTGGATGCGACAGGGCGCTCGGCCCAGGTGGCGCGGCAGTGCGGCGTGCGGCGGCGCGAGTGGGACGCGTTGTGCAGTGTGTCCGCTGTCATCGACAGGCCGCCCGGGTTCCAGGCGCGGCACCTGGTGGTGGAGGCCACGCCCCAGGGCTGGTGGTACGCCGCGCCGCTGCCCGCCGGCCAGCTCATCCTCTCGCTGCTGAGCGACGTGGATGTGCTCCAGCGCCACGGCGCCTTGCGGCCGGCGGGGTGGAGCGCGCTCTTCTCCACCACCCGGCACCTGCGCGAGCGGGTAGGGGAGCTCGCGGCGGTGTCACAGCTGCGGGTGCGCCGCTGTGAGACGAGCCGCCTGGAGCAGGCGGCGGGGCCGGGCTGGGTGGCGGTGGGGGACGCCGCGGCGATGTGGGATCCGCTCTCCTCGAGCGGCATCCTCAAGGGACTGCGCACCGGGCGCGCGGCGGCTCGGGCCCTGTGTGCCGCGCTGGGTGGACACAGCGGCGCGCTGGAGGACTACGCACGGCAACAGGCGGAGGAGTTCAGCCGCTACCTGTCCGCGCGTCAGGCCCATTACGCCTTGGAGCAACGCTGGGCCGGAGAGGACTTCTGGCGGCGTCGGCTCGACGCACCCGTGGCGTGA